One segment of Natronosalvus halobius DNA contains the following:
- a CDS encoding PrkA family serine protein kinase, with protein MTSDIETLETLSSDYKASVPEDLRETQSFDWYLEACYEDPKITRNAHQRVADMFDFYGTSYDETEGVVEYRLASEDPLGDGENTFYGTVIHQSIHEFVNKVKSGARRLGPERRIKLLLGPVGSGKSHFDKQVRKYFEDYTLREEGRMYTFRWTNLGDVIRDQDPTDDTVRSPMNQDPLVLLPLEQRQTVIDALNERLDAPYTIRNEQSLDPESEFYMDKLLAHYDDDLQQVLANHVDIVRLVADENKRQCLETFEPKDKKNQDETELTGDVNYSKIAIYGESDPRAFDYSGAFCNANRGIFSGEELLKLQREFLYDFLHATQEMTIKPKNNPRIDIDQVIVGRTNMPEYKDKKGDEKMEAFNDRTKRIDFPYVLSYEQESQIYDKMLANADVPDINVEPHTLEMAGLFGVLTRIEEPDTETVDLLSKAKAYNGEIDEGDDLDVKKLREEAARKAVIGEGMVGVSPRFIGDEIAEAIMDSKHRSRGFLSPLTVFNFFEENLEHHGSIPEENFERYYRYLEMVREEYRERAIEDVRHALAYDVDEIQRQGEKYMDHVMAYIDDDTIEDSLTGREQEPDETFLRSVEEKLNVPEDRKNDFRQEVSNWVSRRAREGDTFNPQDNERLRRALERKLWEDKKHNINFSALVSANEFDDDERSAWIDALMEQGYSEAGAKEVLEFAGAEVAKAEIED; from the coding sequence ATGACTAGTGACATCGAAACCCTCGAGACGCTGAGCAGCGATTACAAAGCATCCGTCCCCGAGGACCTTCGGGAGACGCAATCCTTCGACTGGTACCTCGAGGCGTGCTACGAAGATCCGAAGATCACGCGAAACGCCCACCAGCGCGTCGCGGACATGTTCGACTTCTACGGCACGTCCTACGACGAGACCGAAGGCGTCGTCGAGTACCGACTCGCGAGCGAGGATCCGCTGGGTGACGGCGAGAACACGTTCTACGGGACCGTCATCCACCAGTCGATCCACGAATTCGTCAACAAGGTCAAATCCGGCGCCCGGCGTCTGGGTCCGGAACGACGGATCAAACTCCTGCTCGGCCCGGTCGGCTCCGGGAAATCGCACTTCGACAAGCAGGTGCGCAAGTACTTCGAGGACTACACGCTCCGCGAGGAGGGTCGCATGTACACCTTTCGCTGGACCAACCTCGGTGACGTGATCCGCGACCAGGACCCGACCGACGACACGGTCCGCTCGCCGATGAACCAGGACCCCCTCGTTCTCCTGCCGCTCGAGCAGCGCCAGACGGTGATCGACGCCCTGAACGAGCGACTCGACGCACCGTACACGATCCGCAACGAGCAGAGTCTCGATCCCGAGAGCGAGTTCTACATGGACAAACTGCTCGCTCACTACGACGACGACCTCCAGCAGGTGCTGGCGAATCACGTCGACATCGTCCGCCTCGTTGCCGACGAAAACAAGCGCCAGTGTCTCGAGACGTTCGAACCTAAGGACAAGAAGAACCAGGACGAGACCGAGTTGACCGGCGACGTCAACTACTCCAAGATCGCCATCTACGGCGAGTCCGATCCGCGCGCGTTCGACTACTCGGGGGCGTTTTGTAACGCCAACCGCGGCATCTTCTCCGGCGAAGAACTTCTGAAGCTCCAGCGGGAGTTCCTCTACGACTTTCTGCACGCCACCCAGGAGATGACGATCAAGCCGAAGAACAACCCCCGGATCGACATCGATCAGGTGATCGTCGGCCGGACGAACATGCCCGAGTACAAGGACAAGAAGGGCGACGAGAAGATGGAGGCGTTCAACGACCGGACCAAGCGCATCGACTTCCCGTACGTCCTCTCCTACGAACAGGAGTCACAGATCTACGACAAGATGCTCGCCAACGCCGACGTCCCCGACATCAACGTCGAGCCCCACACCCTCGAGATGGCGGGCCTGTTCGGCGTTCTCACCCGGATCGAAGAGCCCGACACCGAGACGGTCGATCTGCTCTCGAAGGCGAAGGCCTACAACGGCGAGATCGACGAGGGCGACGACCTGGACGTCAAAAAGCTCCGTGAGGAAGCCGCCCGCAAGGCCGTGATCGGCGAAGGGATGGTCGGCGTCTCCCCACGGTTCATCGGTGACGAGATTGCCGAGGCGATCATGGACTCGAAGCACCGTTCGCGTGGGTTCCTCTCACCGCTAACGGTGTTCAACTTCTTCGAGGAGAACCTCGAGCACCACGGATCGATCCCCGAAGAAAATTTCGAGCGCTACTACCGCTACCTCGAGATGGTTCGCGAGGAGTACCGCGAGCGCGCCATCGAGGACGTCCGCCACGCGCTGGCCTACGACGTCGACGAGATCCAGCGCCAGGGCGAGAAGTACATGGACCACGTCATGGCCTACATCGACGACGACACCATCGAGGACTCCCTGACGGGTCGCGAGCAGGAACCCGACGAGACGTTCCTGCGCTCGGTCGAGGAGAAACTCAACGTGCCCGAGGACCGCAAGAACGACTTCCGCCAGGAGGTGTCCAACTGGGTCTCCCGCCGCGCCCGCGAGGGCGACACGTTCAACCCGCAGGACAACGAACGTCTGCGCCGCGCCCTCGAGCGAAAGCTCTGGGAGGACAAGAAGCACAACATCAACTTCTCCGCGCTGGTGAGCGCCAACGAGTTCGACGACGACGAGCGCAGCGCCTGGATCGACGCCCTGATGGAACAGGGCTACTCCGAAGCCGGCGCGAAGGAGGTGCTCGAGTTCGCTGGCGCGGAGGTCGCCAAAGCCGAAATCGAGGACTAA
- a CDS encoding PrkA family serine protein kinase, with translation MRGTDYVDAADRTLEETYEEPMSLAAYVDRIFETPSTASHASKYLLEAIEAAGTRTVVEEGEEKRRYRFFDDPGNDGEHAILGNTEVLNEFVDDLQSIAAGRAKDEKIIWFEGPTATGKSELKRCLVNGLREYSKTPAGRRYTLEWNVDATDPDERGLSYGGNPAPSDDDHWYESPVQVHPLAVFPEQVREELLATLNDRLDEHVPISVDTRLDPFSREAYDYLEEQYRRHGTEGLFSAITDESHLRVKNYVVDVGSGIGVLHAEDDGRPKERLVGSWMHGMLQELDSRGRKNPQAFSYDGVLSQGNGVLTVVEDAAQHADLLQKLLNVPDERSVKLDKGIAMDVDTQLLIISNPDLEAQLNQHADRNGMDPLKALKRRLDKHEFGYLTNLSLETELIRRELTGETTIWEAEDYDDVAAKIREPITITVKESDGTLREREFAPHALEAAALYAVLTRLDEDGTPPGLDLIDKALLYDRGYLQEGDTRRDKDEFEFDEHSHDGEHGIPVTYTRDTLAELLQHEADRHHPDLPVADVVMPRDVLNALAEGLADAPVFSTGERSEFENRVVPVKNYVYDQQESDVIEAIMHEQRVDEATVAEYVEHVYAWETDEALYNDRGEEIDPDPLKMKLFEVEHLGRFSEEAYESNLPREVVREFRREKVITALNRHAWEHRDEDFSVSDVDLASIPVIRSVLESHDWDDVRRTFEDLDPHQWDDPPSGTETEAVKEATLERLVADFDYSPASAELTSRHVMSQVSYRWD, from the coding sequence ATGCGCGGCACCGACTACGTCGACGCGGCCGACCGCACGCTCGAGGAGACCTACGAGGAGCCGATGAGCCTCGCGGCGTACGTCGACCGGATCTTCGAGACCCCGTCGACGGCCTCCCACGCCTCGAAGTACCTGCTCGAGGCCATCGAGGCCGCCGGAACGCGAACGGTCGTCGAGGAGGGAGAAGAGAAGCGGCGCTACCGCTTTTTCGACGACCCCGGAAACGACGGCGAGCACGCGATTCTGGGCAACACCGAGGTACTCAACGAGTTCGTCGACGACCTGCAGTCCATCGCCGCGGGCCGGGCGAAAGACGAGAAGATCATCTGGTTCGAGGGGCCGACGGCGACCGGCAAGTCCGAACTCAAGCGGTGCCTGGTCAACGGGCTTCGCGAGTACTCGAAGACGCCTGCGGGTCGCCGCTACACCCTCGAGTGGAACGTCGACGCGACCGACCCGGACGAGCGGGGACTGAGCTACGGCGGCAATCCCGCGCCGTCCGACGACGACCACTGGTACGAGAGTCCGGTTCAGGTCCACCCGCTGGCCGTCTTTCCCGAGCAGGTCCGAGAAGAGTTGCTCGCGACACTGAACGACCGACTCGACGAGCACGTCCCGATTTCGGTCGACACCCGACTCGATCCGTTCTCCAGGGAAGCCTACGACTACCTCGAGGAACAGTACCGCCGCCACGGTACCGAGGGACTCTTCTCGGCGATCACCGACGAGAGTCACCTCCGGGTGAAGAACTACGTCGTCGACGTCGGCTCGGGAATAGGCGTCCTCCACGCGGAGGACGACGGTCGACCGAAGGAACGGCTGGTCGGCTCGTGGATGCACGGGATGCTCCAGGAACTCGACTCCCGCGGCCGGAAGAACCCGCAGGCGTTCAGCTACGACGGCGTCCTCTCGCAGGGCAACGGCGTCCTGACGGTGGTCGAGGACGCCGCCCAGCACGCCGACTTGCTCCAGAAGCTGCTCAACGTACCCGACGAGCGATCCGTAAAACTCGACAAGGGAATCGCGATGGACGTCGACACCCAGCTGCTCATCATCTCGAACCCCGACCTGGAGGCCCAGCTCAACCAGCACGCCGACCGAAACGGGATGGACCCGCTGAAGGCGCTCAAGCGCCGCCTCGACAAACACGAGTTCGGCTACCTGACGAACCTGAGCCTCGAGACCGAGTTGATCCGCCGGGAACTCACCGGTGAAACGACCATCTGGGAGGCCGAGGACTACGACGACGTGGCCGCGAAGATCAGGGAACCGATCACCATCACGGTCAAAGAGAGCGACGGAACGCTTCGCGAACGCGAGTTCGCCCCGCACGCGCTCGAGGCGGCAGCCCTCTACGCAGTCCTCACGCGCCTCGACGAGGACGGAACGCCCCCTGGGCTCGACCTGATCGACAAGGCGCTGCTCTACGACCGGGGGTACCTCCAGGAGGGCGACACCCGCCGGGACAAAGACGAGTTCGAGTTCGACGAGCACAGCCACGACGGTGAGCACGGCATTCCGGTGACGTACACCCGTGATACGTTGGCCGAACTCCTCCAGCACGAGGCAGACCGCCACCACCCCGACCTCCCGGTCGCCGACGTGGTCATGCCGCGAGACGTGTTGAACGCGTTAGCCGAGGGACTGGCCGACGCCCCGGTGTTCTCCACGGGCGAGCGCTCGGAGTTCGAGAACCGGGTCGTTCCCGTGAAGAACTACGTCTACGATCAGCAGGAGTCCGACGTCATCGAGGCCATCATGCACGAGCAACGCGTCGACGAGGCGACCGTCGCCGAGTACGTCGAGCACGTCTACGCCTGGGAGACGGACGAGGCGCTCTACAACGACCGTGGCGAAGAGATCGACCCCGACCCGCTGAAGATGAAGCTCTTCGAGGTCGAACACCTCGGCCGGTTCTCCGAAGAGGCCTACGAGTCGAACCTGCCACGGGAGGTCGTCAGGGAGTTCCGCCGCGAAAAGGTCATCACGGCGCTCAACCGCCATGCCTGGGAGCACCGTGACGAGGACTTCTCCGTGTCGGACGTCGACCTCGCGTCGATCCCCGTCATCAGGTCTGTCCTGGAGAGCCACGACTGGGACGACGTCAGGCGGACCTTCGAGGACCTCGACCCCCATCAGTGGGACGACCCGCCGAGCGGCACCGAGACCGAGGCCGTCAAGGAGGCGACCCTCGAGCGCCTGGTCGCGGACTTCGATTACTCCCCGGCGTCGGCCGAGTTGACCAGCAGACACGTCATGAGTCAGGTGAGTTACCGATGGGACTGA
- a CDS encoding YeaH/YhbH family protein has translation MGLRDDLDRFREVGEERREDLSEFIQYGDLSGGNRNDIQIPIKIVSLPGFEYDQRDQGGVGQGDGDTPDVGQPVGQPQPQPGDGDDDEEGEPGEEGGEHEYYEMDPEEFAQELDEELGLDLEPKGKRVIEEKEGPYTDLTRSGPDSTLDFERMFKEGLKRKLTMDFDEEFVREVCKVEGITPREVFEWARGENLPVSMAWIEDAHAEAADDRGTWTSIEDVEENVERETIHEQIRRDGIKHVPFRREDERYRYPEIIEEKEKNVVVVNIRDVSGSMREKKRELVERTFTPLDWYLTGKYDNAEFVYIAHDADAWKVEREEFFGIRSGGGTRISSAYELARELLEEYPWSDWNRYVFAAGDSENSSNDTEEGVIPLMESIPANLHAYVETQPSGNAINATHAEELERHFGDGDDVAVAYVNSEEDVTDAIYRILSTEAGDSDE, from the coding sequence ATGGGACTGAGAGACGACCTCGACCGATTCCGCGAAGTGGGCGAAGAGCGCCGCGAGGACCTTTCGGAGTTTATCCAGTACGGCGACCTGAGCGGTGGCAATCGAAACGACATACAGATCCCGATCAAGATCGTCTCCCTGCCAGGATTCGAGTACGATCAGCGCGACCAGGGCGGCGTCGGCCAGGGGGACGGCGACACCCCGGACGTCGGTCAGCCGGTCGGCCAGCCACAGCCCCAGCCTGGCGACGGAGACGACGACGAGGAGGGCGAACCCGGCGAGGAAGGGGGTGAACACGAGTACTACGAGATGGACCCCGAGGAGTTCGCCCAGGAACTCGACGAGGAACTCGGCCTGGACCTAGAGCCGAAGGGTAAACGCGTTATCGAGGAGAAGGAGGGCCCGTACACGGACCTCACCCGATCCGGCCCGGACAGCACGCTCGACTTCGAGCGCATGTTCAAGGAGGGACTCAAGCGCAAGCTGACGATGGACTTCGACGAGGAGTTCGTCCGCGAGGTCTGCAAGGTCGAGGGGATTACCCCGCGGGAGGTCTTCGAGTGGGCCCGCGGAGAGAACCTCCCGGTGTCGATGGCCTGGATCGAGGATGCCCACGCCGAGGCGGCCGACGACCGCGGAACGTGGACGTCGATCGAGGACGTCGAGGAAAACGTCGAGCGTGAGACGATTCACGAGCAGATTCGACGCGACGGCATCAAGCACGTTCCGTTCCGGCGTGAGGACGAGCGCTACCGCTACCCCGAGATCATCGAGGAGAAAGAGAAGAACGTCGTCGTCGTCAACATTCGGGACGTCTCGGGATCGATGCGCGAGAAGAAGCGGGAACTCGTCGAACGCACCTTTACGCCGCTCGACTGGTACCTCACCGGGAAGTACGACAACGCCGAGTTCGTCTACATCGCCCACGATGCCGACGCCTGGAAGGTCGAGCGCGAGGAGTTCTTCGGGATCCGCTCCGGTGGCGGGACCCGCATCTCGAGTGCGTACGAACTCGCCCGGGAACTCCTCGAGGAGTACCCCTGGAGCGACTGGAACCGCTACGTCTTCGCCGCCGGCGACTCCGAGAACTCGAGCAACGACACCGAGGAGGGTGTCATCCCGCTAATGGAGTCGATTCCAGCGAACCTCCACGCCTACGTTGAGACCCAGCCGAGCGGCAACGCCATCAACGCGACCCACGCCGAGGAACTCGAGCGCCACTTCGGCGACGGCGACGACGTCGCGGTGGCGTACGTCAACAGCGAGGAGGACGTGACCGACGCGATTTACCGCATCCTCAGCACCGAAGCGGGTGATTCAGATGAGTAA
- a CDS encoding SpoVR family protein, which produces MSNSDRFHKQAIATDLEEPVREARNLAQKLGLEPYPVKYWIVDYDEMNELIAYGGFQSRYPHWRWGMQYDRQQKQGQYGGGKAFEIVNNDNPAHAFLQESNTTADQKAVITHVEAHSDFFAKNEWFGLFTGEAGDGDVNAAATLERHARAIADYMADPEIDRAEVEKWIDNALVLEDTIDQHAVFERRLEMDGPEESLDDDLAEKLDQLGLSEEVRGEVFDDEWLAGLEDSDAGAEFPSEPQSDVLAFVREYGKQYDAESGKAREMEPWQRDVLDMMRTEAYYFAAQKMTKIMNEGWAAYWESTMMTDEGFAGDDEFLNYADHMAKVLASPGLNPYSLGMALWEYVENTTNRREVLERLLRVEGISWRNLSDVVDFEDVLEALEPPSAIASITGDSLDALQDVPESWVDQEALEAARDGDIDVDRYPWKVLTHEGLARRHYSLVKPQNRGFLARVSQNDLESIGRYLFDDARYGSIEEALADVDCSVGWDRMLDVRESHNDVTFLDAFLTQEFITANDYFTYEHSRATGQFHVSSVDAEDVKKKLLLQFTNFGKPSIAVYDGNYDNANELLLGHRYNGVMLDVPQAKATLERVFELWGRPVNLLTIVKEVDDHDVEVARRRNREPEAKEVGKRIRYDGEEVTVNDVSWDAVEHLTADDVDYDTKPEEWLA; this is translated from the coding sequence ATGAGTAACTCGGATCGATTCCACAAACAGGCGATCGCCACCGACCTCGAGGAACCCGTTCGCGAGGCGCGCAACCTCGCCCAGAAACTCGGCCTCGAGCCCTACCCGGTGAAGTACTGGATCGTCGACTACGACGAGATGAACGAACTCATCGCCTACGGGGGCTTCCAATCGCGCTATCCCCACTGGCGCTGGGGGATGCAGTACGACCGCCAGCAAAAGCAGGGCCAGTACGGCGGCGGCAAGGCCTTCGAAATCGTCAACAACGACAACCCGGCCCACGCCTTCCTCCAGGAGTCGAACACGACGGCCGACCAGAAGGCCGTCATCACCCACGTCGAGGCCCACTCGGATTTCTTCGCGAAAAACGAGTGGTTCGGCCTCTTCACGGGGGAGGCGGGCGACGGTGACGTCAACGCCGCCGCCACGCTCGAACGTCACGCCCGGGCCATCGCCGATTACATGGCCGACCCCGAGATCGACCGCGCCGAGGTCGAGAAGTGGATCGACAACGCGCTCGTCCTGGAGGACACGATCGACCAGCACGCCGTCTTCGAGCGTCGCCTCGAGATGGACGGCCCCGAGGAGAGCCTCGACGACGACCTCGCCGAAAAGCTCGACCAGTTGGGGCTCTCCGAGGAGGTGAGAGGCGAGGTCTTCGACGACGAGTGGCTGGCGGGACTCGAAGATTCGGATGCGGGCGCCGAGTTCCCGAGCGAACCGCAGTCCGACGTGCTCGCGTTCGTCCGAGAGTACGGCAAGCAGTACGATGCGGAGTCGGGGAAAGCCCGCGAGATGGAGCCCTGGCAGCGCGACGTCCTCGACATGATGCGCACCGAGGCGTACTACTTCGCCGCCCAGAAGATGACGAAGATCATGAACGAGGGCTGGGCAGCCTACTGGGAGTCGACGATGATGACCGACGAGGGCTTCGCCGGCGACGACGAGTTCCTCAACTACGCCGACCACATGGCGAAGGTACTCGCCTCGCCGGGTCTCAACCCCTACAGCCTGGGCATGGCTCTGTGGGAGTACGTCGAGAACACGACGAATCGACGGGAGGTGCTCGAACGCCTGCTCCGCGTGGAGGGCATCTCCTGGCGCAACCTCAGCGACGTCGTCGACTTCGAGGACGTGCTCGAGGCGCTCGAACCGCCGTCCGCCATCGCCTCGATAACGGGCGACTCACTCGACGCCCTCCAGGACGTTCCGGAGTCCTGGGTCGACCAGGAGGCCCTCGAGGCCGCCCGCGACGGCGATATCGACGTCGATCGCTACCCGTGGAAGGTACTGACCCACGAGGGGCTCGCTCGGCGCCACTACTCGCTCGTGAAACCCCAGAATCGCGGGTTCCTGGCTCGTGTCAGCCAGAACGACCTCGAGTCGATCGGGCGCTACCTGTTCGACGACGCCCGTTACGGGTCGATCGAGGAGGCGCTCGCGGACGTCGACTGCAGCGTCGGCTGGGATCGAATGCTGGACGTCCGAGAGAGCCACAACGACGTCACCTTCCTCGACGCCTTCCTGACCCAGGAGTTCATCACCGCGAACGACTACTTCACCTACGAACACTCCCGGGCGACCGGCCAGTTCCACGTCTCGAGCGTCGACGCCGAGGACGTCAAGAAGAAACTCCTGTTGCAGTTCACCAACTTCGGCAAACCCAGTATCGCCGTCTACGACGGCAACTACGACAACGCGAACGAACTCCTGCTGGGCCACCGGTACAACGGTGTGATGCTCGACGTCCCGCAGGCGAAGGCGACGCTCGAGCGCGTGTTCGAGCTGTGGGGTCGGCCTGTGAACCTGCTGACCATCGTCAAGGAAGTGGACGACCACGACGTGGAGGTAGCCAGGCGGCGCAACCGGGAGCCAGAGGCCAAAGAGGTGGGCAAGCGCATTCGGTACGACGGCGAGGAGGTGACAGTGAATGACGTGTCCTGGGACGCCGTCGAGCACCTCACCGCCGACGACGTCGATTACGACACGAAGCCCGAGGAGTGGCTGGCCTGA
- a CDS encoding beta-CASP ribonuclease aCPSF1: protein MSDDTTHSDLHERIVTQVPSHLDVTEVQYEGPDLVIYTETPRKFAENSNLIGDLARTLRKRVTIRPAPGAQSSPSDAEAKIREIAPDEAQIQDLEFYPSIGEVIVEAEKPGLVIGQRGSTLREITREIGWNLEVVRTPPMESSTVDNVRNFLTQERGERREFLAKVGEKIHGEPEKDIEWVRITTLGCCREVGRASFVLHTPNTRILIDCGDKPGAEGEVPYLHAPEAMPLTGIDAVVLTHAHLDHSALLPLLFKYGYDGPIYTTEPTRDLMGLLQLDYLTVASKEGRTPPYSSEQVRQAIKHTIPVEYGDVTDIAPDVKLTMHNAGHILGSASAHFHIGSGFYNILFSGDIHYEPTRLFNGAVNDFPRAEAMVMESTYGRRGDYQTETEDSEAKVHEIIRETYEKDGIVVIPAFAVGRSQELMLVLEEAMREGAIPTMPVYLDGMIREATAIHTAYPEYLRDGLQQRILHEDENPFVADQFRQVDGGQEMREEIASGEPCVILSTSGMVTGGPIMSWLELLGPDPANTLMFVGYQAEGTLGRRIQGGNVEITLPGRADRANRLTLELRIESVSGFSGHADRAGLEQYVGEMNPRPETILCVHGDEQATDQLSSALYQNYNVRTYQPKNLETFRFP, encoded by the coding sequence ATGAGCGACGATACGACCCACTCAGATCTACACGAACGCATTGTAACGCAGGTACCCTCGCATCTGGACGTCACCGAGGTCCAGTACGAGGGCCCAGACCTCGTCATCTACACCGAGACCCCTCGAAAGTTCGCTGAAAACAGCAATCTCATCGGGGACCTCGCACGGACACTTCGAAAACGGGTGACGATACGTCCAGCGCCGGGGGCACAGTCGAGCCCGTCGGACGCGGAAGCGAAGATCCGAGAAATTGCTCCTGACGAGGCTCAAATCCAGGATCTCGAGTTCTACCCGTCGATCGGAGAAGTGATCGTCGAAGCCGAGAAGCCAGGGCTCGTTATCGGCCAGCGAGGAAGTACGCTCCGTGAGATCACCCGAGAAATCGGATGGAACCTGGAAGTGGTTCGAACACCGCCGATGGAGTCTTCGACCGTCGACAACGTCAGGAACTTCCTGACCCAGGAGCGTGGCGAACGGCGCGAGTTCCTCGCGAAGGTCGGCGAGAAAATACACGGAGAACCCGAAAAGGACATCGAGTGGGTTCGCATCACGACGCTGGGTTGTTGCCGCGAAGTTGGTCGCGCGAGTTTCGTACTCCACACCCCAAACACGAGGATACTCATCGATTGCGGTGACAAACCCGGGGCCGAGGGAGAAGTGCCCTACCTTCACGCGCCCGAGGCGATGCCGCTAACGGGTATCGACGCCGTCGTGCTGACCCACGCTCACCTCGACCACAGCGCATTGCTTCCGCTCTTGTTCAAGTACGGGTACGATGGCCCGATTTACACGACGGAACCGACGCGGGACCTGATGGGGCTGTTACAACTCGACTACCTGACCGTGGCCTCGAAGGAAGGCCGAACGCCGCCGTACTCGAGCGAGCAGGTCCGACAGGCGATCAAGCACACGATTCCGGTCGAGTACGGCGACGTCACCGACATCGCGCCGGACGTCAAACTGACGATGCACAATGCGGGGCACATTCTGGGTAGCGCGTCCGCTCACTTTCACATCGGAAGCGGGTTCTACAACATCCTCTTTTCGGGTGACATTCACTACGAGCCGACGCGGCTGTTCAACGGTGCCGTGAACGATTTCCCGCGCGCGGAGGCGATGGTCATGGAGTCGACGTACGGTCGTCGTGGCGACTATCAGACGGAGACCGAGGACAGCGAAGCGAAGGTCCACGAGATCATCAGGGAGACGTACGAAAAGGACGGGATCGTCGTCATCCCCGCGTTCGCAGTCGGTCGATCCCAGGAACTAATGTTGGTCCTGGAGGAGGCGATGCGGGAGGGGGCCATCCCGACGATGCCGGTCTATCTCGACGGCATGATTCGAGAGGCGACGGCAATTCACACGGCCTACCCCGAATATCTCAGAGATGGGCTACAACAGCGTATTTTACACGAAGACGAGAACCCGTTCGTCGCGGACCAGTTCCGGCAAGTTGACGGCGGACAGGAGATGCGTGAAGAGATAGCGAGCGGTGAGCCCTGCGTAATCCTCTCGACGTCGGGAATGGTGACCGGCGGACCGATCATGTCCTGGCTCGAACTGCTTGGGCCGGACCCAGCGAACACCCTCATGTTCGTCGGGTATCAGGCCGAGGGGACGCTCGGGCGCAGAATTCAGGGCGGGAACGTGGAAATTACCCTTCCTGGACGGGCCGATCGCGCGAATCGCCTGACGCTCGAACTCAGGATCGAATCGGTGAGCGGCTTCTCCGGTCACGCCGACCGAGCCGGACTCGAGCAGTACGTCGGCGAAATGAATCCCCGACCGGAGACGATTCTGTGCGTCCACGGCGACGAACAGGCGACGGATCAACTCTCCTCTGCACTGTACCAGAACTACAACGTCAGGACCTATCAGCCGAAGAATCTGGAGACGTTCCGGTTCCCCTGA
- a CDS encoding amphi-Trp domain-containing protein, with product MTDALTVAAEQFETGSVHLESATEKERVTIPDRPRFEVELERLTDFETVEQRYELEHEIRWTE from the coding sequence TTGACTGATGCCCTCACTGTAGCCGCCGAACAGTTCGAGACTGGCTCCGTCCACCTGGAGAGTGCCACGGAGAAAGAGCGTGTGACGATTCCCGACAGGCCGAGGTTCGAGGTTGAACTCGAGCGACTCACCGATTTTGAAACTGTAGAGCAACGATACGAACTCGAGCACGAGATTCGGTGGACCGAGTAA